The Pyrenophora tritici-repentis strain M4 chromosome 8, whole genome shotgun sequence genome contains a region encoding:
- a CDS encoding DHH domain containing protein: MKPIRALVPAILAAGRVIALPQHGHTQQVLATKNPARTHGVGHFSEWSRATKKQFLIDWQAGKEAEWTIVQGNEGGDLDSMTAALTWAYHLGHSTENTSHPIKAIALLQTPSHALDLRPENTLALDNSLMTPGHEDLLTLDELPEDPETLGKKLKGIVLVDHGSPLRKWNGSNILSIFDHHKDRGTAPDAEPRVFETVASCTTLVARQMLDELEKLPQEYHLAHEMLELVLSAIAIDSGGLTSDKTTKTDIETSRRILARSNWRNEDLRDVMEELDDELSEAQRDIDHLGLRDLLRRDWKGDIIDTISPDMPTVSVGFASVPYSMDEQILKTEFAELFDWFAIHAAWTAETGVDVSVSLNKYKKYYRDGQKEKIREVVLVVRDDVRIDQAQADSLFDVVKNAIENNDEGIEFVPWHRADELAPRQMVWTHKSDANRKVIRPVVEDAVMSWR; this comes from the exons ATGAAACCGATACGAGCCCTCGTACCTGCTATTCTGGCCGCTGGCCGCGTCATCGCACTGCCACAGCACGGTCACACACAGCAAGTTCTCGCGACAAAGAACCCGGCTAGAACACACGGCGTAGGCCACTTCAGCGAATGGAGCCGCGCCACAAAGAAGCAGTTTTTGATCGATTGGCAGGCCGGCAAAGAGGCTGAGTGGACAATTGTTCAGGGCAACGAGGGCGGCGACCTGGATTCCATGACTGCAGCGCTTACATGGGCCTACCACCTGGGGCACTCGACCGAGAACACATCACATCCAATCAAGGCAATTGCTTTGCTACAGACTCCGTCCCATGCGCTGGATCTGCGACCGGAGAATACGCTGGCGTTGGACAATTCGCTCATGACACCAGGCCATGAAGATCTTCTAACACTAGATGAGCTGCCGGAAGACCCGGAAACGCTGGGTAAAAAGCTCAAGGGCATTGTGCTGGTTGACCATGGGAGCCCGTTACGGAAATGGAATGGATCCAACATCTTGAGCATCTTCGACCATCACAAGGATCGTGGAACTGCCCCAGATGCAGAACCGCGTGTTTTCGAGACGGTAGCGAGCTGCACTACGCTCGTCGCGCGGCAGATGCTCGATGAGCTTGAGAAGTTGCCCCAAGAATACCATCTGGCGCACGAAATGCTTGAGCTCGTCCTCAGCGCAATTGCTATTGACTCTGGTGGCTTGACCAGCGACAAGACGACCAAAACTGACATTGAGACGTCGAGGCGCATCTTAGCACGAAGCAATTGGAGGAACGAGGATCTAAGAGACGTCATGGAGGAGCTCGACGACGAGCTCAGCGAAGCCCAAAGGGACATTGACCACCTTGGCCTACGCGACCTGCTACGTCGCGACTGGAAAGGCGACATCATCGACACAATTTCCCCCGACATGCCCACGGTCAGCGTAGGTTTCGCCTCAGTCCCATACTCAATGGACGAGCAGATTCTCAAGACGGAGTTTGCAGAGCTTTTTG ACTGGTTCGCCATCCACGCCGCCTGGACCGCCGAAACGGGCGTCGACGTTTCCGTTTCCCTCAACAAATACAAAAAGTACTACCGAGACGGGCAAAAGGAAAAAATCAGGGAAGTCGTTCTCGTCGTCAGAGATGACGTACGCATCGATCAGGCTCAAGCCGACTCGCTCTTCGACGTCGTAAAGAACGCAATCGAGAACAACGACGAAGGCATTGAGTTTGTTCCTTGGCATAGAGCCGATGAATTGGCTCCGAGACAGATGGTCTGGACACACAAGTCGGATGCGAATCGCAAGGTCATTAGGCCTGTTGTTGAAGACGCGGTTATGTCGTGGCGATGA
- a CDS encoding Atrophin-1 multi-domain protein yields the protein MSTAETYQDEQVLPQDVLPKHSVFPFLHLPRELRDQIYDYAFAIQDHHGQRPIERRNLKIFKPSAASILLVTRHDYFLLNRQVAREALEVLFKHHTVFLSSGPFVLKAILEKIEEPNGPSRQWLKWLRKIELDWVTFPSLQHYPPEMGKWRDDSHWEHDTAEVDVDYIRGAYYNGHYDEYDHEGVHYEDNFYDPGNSSLYPSFRPSTTATAQTSDDPFGFATHYPFTDPTRDPVHEASAADISSKLNLLVSSEVTPLFTYLASPTFNLHSITLPLAFISRESHYQRSVSRPGYALPLKIRYWVKVCAHALLMLISPTHDAATKPPLEEVRVKYAPSDIWASMEPADDLRRMVTAGVQGEGEAFRAMWDSVHASLSQQQLASLGPRFGLKAKVDFVAWDGNMDSGRLGDELEVVFSRDVTAQV from the exons ATGAGTACCGCTGAAACGTACCAAGACGAGCAAGTCCTCCCGCAGGACGTGCTACCGAAGCACTCGGTCTTTCcgtttctccaccttccGCGGGAGCTCCGAGATCAG ATATACGACTATGCATTTGCTATTCAAGATCACCATGGCCAGCGTCCTATTGAGCGGCGTAACTTGAAAATCTTCAAGCCCAGCGCTGCTTCCATCCTGCTCGTGACCCGGCACGACTACTTCCTGCTCAACCGCCAAGTCGCCCGTGAAGCGCTCGAAGTCCTCTTCAAACACCATACTGTCTTCCTCAGCAGCGGTCCCTTTGTCCTCAAGGCAATacttgaaaagattgaagAACCGAATGGACCTAGTAGGCAATGGCTGAAGTGGCTGCGCAAGATCGAACTGGACTGGGTGACGTTCCCTTCACTCCAGCACTACCCACCTGAGATGGGCAAATGGAGAGATGATTCGCACTGGGAGCATGACACGGCCGAAGTCGACGTCGACTACATACGAGGCGCATACTACAACGGCCACTACGACGAATACGACCACGAAGGCGTCCACTACGAAGACAACTTCTACGACCCTGGCAACTCATCTCTCTACCCTTCCTTCCGCCCATCCACGACAGCTACAGCACAAACATCAGACGACCCCTTTGGCTTCGCAACCCACTACCCCTTCACAGACCCAACCCGCGACCCCGTCCACGAAGCCTCAGCAGCAGACATATCCTCCAAGCTCAACCTACTCGTCTCCTCAGAAGTCACCCCTCTATTCACATACCTCGCCTCCCCCACTTTCAACCTCCACAGCATCACCCTCCCGCTAGCCTTCATCTCCCGCGAATCCCACTACCAGCGCAGCGTATCCCGCCCGGGTTACGCACTTCCCCTGAAAATCCGCTACTGGGTCAAAGTCTGTGCGCATGCCCTCCTCATGCTCATCTCGCCTACACATGATGCAGCAACAAAGCCGCCTCTCGAAGAGGTAAGAGTGAAATACGCACCATCAGATATCTGGGCCAGCATGGAACCCGCAGACGACTTGCGCCGTATGGTGACGGCAGGTGT GCAAGGAGAGGGCGAGGCGTTTCGCGCCATGTGGGATAGTGTGCATGCGAGTTTATCGCAGCAGCAGCTTGCGAGTCTAGGACCTCGTTTTGGTCTCAAGGCAAAAGTTGACTTTGTGGCTTGGGATGGGAATATGGACAGTGGGAGGTTGGGGGATGAGCTGGAGGTTGTGTTTAGTAGGGATGTGACAGCTCAGGTGTAG
- a CDS encoding DUF2985 domain containing protein has product MTTTTTTTSGQGTTVRHFGPDSTTVTSPTITTTSRPTSYQPSIAELYAQQPSTPQRVRSSSIRIRRPTPQPSAHDAQRASVPDPVEDANESWQAGRRRSNSEPRPPPQAMFGDDGLRREATTSHPHMQPLYEGIAVPGRSTPSQGPSNPRRGLTRQSSAFTMRRNSRTPNQNMMGHNVVDVLDVIDPEVSALTTLNNVQNSLFLPNLPWLYNRQPTYDLGQTSSDSSDEENTTGTRRPRRDDQNELLETEQPGDGEAPVRGHLPRQNTINSTLSTLDDGPGHRYAVLPHGASLTGWTDEEKEALDDHVRHLLHSRRAKFKRTMKGFGRYVRNPLGFIVTLYFFLITFWGAAWVLFLIGWIYVGNRQDYFVEIADQILTALFCVVGITMFPFRLVDTYHMAFVAHYAHKTWRLRKERGLQALKNRNELPTMPQSSAWETGECEREGVEAPVLTAAEQTKLEYHQGKLAKSHTFYRPHETYTHHAFSIRLLITIIVLLDFHSMFQCALGGTTWGIYYKNRPKEVTAIILSCSLTCNISAGIIIGRGDKRSRKKLVVEQILRQEMTEEALKKLRKERGIKAKGLLTRKQKLQIQKEMGEEPKNPLDTILHRG; this is encoded by the exons ATGACTACCACGACTACTACCACTTCTGGACAGGGCACTACAGTCCGCCACTTTGGGCCCGACTCAACCACCGTCACATCTCCTACTATAACTACGACCAGCCGGCCAACCTCGTACCAGCCCTCCATCGCCGAATTATACGCACAACAGCCCTCGACACCGCAACGAGTACGAAGCTCCTCCATTCGGATACGAAGACCCACCCCTCAACCGAGCGCACACGATGCCCAGCGCGCCTCAGTACCAGATCCAGTCGAAGATGCCAATGAGTCATGGCAAGCTGGCCGACGACGAAGCAATTCCGAGCCGCGCCCACCACCACAGGCCATGTTCGGTGACGATGGCCTCCGACGCGAAGCAACTACATCGCACCCACACATGCAGCCTTTATACGAGGGCATTGCAGTTCCAGGACGCTCTACCCCTTCGCAAGGTCCTAGCAATCCGCGAAGAGGTCTAACTCGGCAGTCTTCAGCTTTTACAATGCGACGGAATTCGCGAACCCCAAATCAGAACATGATGGGCCACAACGTCGTAGACGTGCTAGATGTCATTG ATCCTGAAGTATCTGCCTTGACCACACTGAATAACGTTCAAAACTCTCTCTTCCTACCCAACCTGCCATGGCTCTACAATCGTCAACCGACCTACGATCTAGGACAGACTTCATCTGATTCTTCAGATGAAGAGAACACCACTGGTACCCGGAGGCCAAGACGCGACGACCAAAACGAACTCCTCGAAACGGAGCAACCTGGTGACGGCGAGGCGCCAGTGCGTGGACACTTGCCCAGACAGAATACCATCAACTCAACACTATCGACCTTGGACGATGGCCCTGGCCACCGCTACGCCGTACTACCACACGGTGCATCGCTGACCGGATGGACTGACGAAGAAAAGGAGGCTCTGGACGACCATGTGCGCCACCTGCTGCACTCTCGACGCGCAAAATTTAAACGGACCATGAAGGGCTTCGGACGTTACGTGCGTAATCCATTGGGCTTCATCGTCACCCTTTACTTCTTTCTCATCACCTTCTGGGGAGCAGCATGGGTGCTCTTTCTCATCGGTTGGATCTACGTCGGTAATCGCCAAGACTACTTTGTCGAAATCGCGGATCAGATTCTTACCGCCTTGTTTTGTGTTGTCGGCATCACCATGTTTCCCTTCCGTCTTGTTGATACCTACCATATGGCGTTTGTCGCTCACTACGCACACAAAACCTGGAGATTGCGCAAGGAACGAGGGCTGCAAGCCTTGAAGAACCGCAACGAGCTACCAACCATGCCTCAGTCGTCCGCCTGGGAAACCGGCGAATGCGAACGAGAAGGTGTAGAAGCACCCGTCCTTACTGCCGCTGAGCAAACCAAACTCGAATACCACCAAGGCAAGCTCGCAAAGTCGCATACGTTCTACCGGCCGCATGAAACTTATACTCACCATGCCTTCTCCATCCGCCTTCTCATCACCATCATCGTCCTGCTCGACTTCCATTCCATGTTCCAGTGCGCGCTTGGTGGCACAACTTGGGGAATATATTACAAGAACAGGCCCAAGGAAGTTACTGCCATCATCCTGAGTTGCAGTTTAACTTGCAACATCAGCGCCGGTATCATTATTGGCCGCGGTGATAAGCGGAGCCGCAAGAAGCTTGTCGTAGAACAGATTCTGCGCCAAGAAATGACGGAAGAGGCGCTCAAGAAACTTCGCAAGGAACGTGGTATCAAGGCAAAGGGACTCCTGACGAGAAAGCAAAAGTTGCAAATTCAAAAGGAGATGGGTGAGGAGCCCAAGAATCCTCTTGACACGATTCTGCATCGCGGATAG
- a CDS encoding RNA-binding protein Puf family, translational repressor has product MGLQVCTLLNPSDDSSPSRNSIPDTPSSARYPSGLSQASQNNALPSLNHGFDNRLSIDAGSHFDSRRSSVDSRVNVGMGHLSLHPQSPYDSQNPSRVSLVSNLQQQRGIANPEVRPNGTSPLSPSRSGSRAQHPPRRAPVITPNPRSVSGMPDPTASAPTPGFPWAFPDQPDVLPAQAEYNGPVAQTSTSDIPSTHHHSMQHRSVTSLQSMDQTSPLPPGTGSYSRTPELRVSHKMAERKRRSEMKNLFDDLNAILPNSPGNKSSKWEVLTKSIEHIKMINTSNHNLRKDLNRLQLEADTARRMPQGQQAHHETESLRQEVTALWTALNRLDPNHPHIYGTFTASLAQQGHAQGHAAPRAPSNNGVEYAGMRSYDHSHR; this is encoded by the exons ATGGGTCTCCAGGTTTGTACCCTTTTGAACCCCTCTGACGACTCGTCGCCATCCCGTAACTCGATACCGGATACGCCGTCGTCAGCGAGGTATCCTTCTGGTCTATCACAGGCCTCTCAG AACAATGCTTTGCCGTCGCTCAATCATGGCTTTGACAACCGGCTCAGTATTGATGCAGGCTCGCATTTCGACTCTCGACGCAGCAGCGTGGATAGCCGGGTTAATGTTGGCATGGGCCATCTTAGCCTCCACCCACAGTCACCTTACGACAGTCAGAACCCATCCCGAGTCTCGCTTGTCTCAAACCTGCAGCAGCAACGAGGCATCGCAAATCCCGAAGTGCGACCCAATGGCACTTCTCCTTTGTCTCCAAGCCGCAGCGGTTCGCGTGCCCAGCACCCCCCGCGACGCGCTCCTGTCATTACCCCTAACCCCAGGAGCGTATCTGGCATGCCAGACCCCACGGCTTCAGCTCCGACGCCCGGATTTCCATGGGCTTTTCCCGATCAGCCTGATGTCCTCCCAGCACAGGCAGAGTACAATGGCCCAGTAGCGCAGACATCAACCAGTG ATATCCCGAGCACTCATCATCACTCGATGCAACACCGTAGTGTTACAAGCCTGCAAAGCATGGACCAAACCAGCCCATTACCTCCTGGAACTGGAAGCTACAGCCGGACACCCGAGCTGCGCGTCAGTCACAAAATGGCCGAAAGAAAACGCAGGAGCGAGATGAAGAACTTGTTTGATGATCTTAACGCAATACTTCCCAACTCTCCAGGTAACAAGTCGAGCAAGTGGGAAGTTTTGACCAAGT CCATTGAACACATCAAGATGATCAATACTTCGAACCACAACTTGCGTAAGGATTTGAACCGATTGCAGCTCGAGGCGGATACAGCTCGACGGATGCCCCAGGGGCAGCAGGCACATCATGAGACGGAATCACTACGCCAAGAAGTGACTGCTCTATGGACTGCTCTCAACCGCCTTGACCCGAACCATCCTCACATCTACGGAACATTTACTGCTAGTCTCGCACAGCAGGGTCATGCACAGGGTCACGCTGCACCTCGAGCGCCTAGCAACAAC GGTGTTGAATATGCTGGTATGCGATCCTACGATCACTCGCATCGCTGA